One Pullulanibacillus sp. KACC 23026 DNA segment encodes these proteins:
- a CDS encoding glycoside hydrolase domain-containing protein has protein sequence MLDRSRWFQWWAWLIAVILVVGLIWLSFWSVKQAQPSGGSTSGSSSNPKIAWGIDTTSKINSSFYQCVSSNYGDPDFVGRYMTTKSGVYSGLSKSEVTYLHDKKIKILPIYNQFTNAKGSKQGTDVAQKAINRAKDLGIPKGTVIAADIEKGDPINSAFIISWTKTMEDAGYKAGLYGNLPNSPLKTAYTDAENQSKAVKNDLILWSNQPSGDTTTKSKAPTSFKADSPNQSQTFVWQYGLEGKKCNVDTDLMKGNLLNNLW, from the coding sequence ATGTTGGATAGATCAAGATGGTTTCAATGGTGGGCATGGCTAATCGCCGTTATCCTCGTAGTCGGTTTGATTTGGTTATCGTTTTGGTCGGTCAAACAAGCTCAACCAAGCGGTGGTTCCACTTCTGGAAGCTCCTCTAATCCTAAGATCGCTTGGGGAATTGATACAACAAGTAAAATTAATTCTTCGTTCTATCAATGTGTCTCCTCCAATTATGGAGACCCTGATTTTGTAGGCAGATATATGACGACCAAGAGCGGTGTCTATAGTGGATTATCCAAATCAGAAGTGACCTATTTGCATGATAAGAAGATTAAAATTCTACCAATCTATAATCAGTTTACGAACGCAAAAGGGTCAAAGCAAGGAACCGATGTTGCCCAAAAGGCAATTAATCGTGCTAAGGATTTAGGAATTCCTAAAGGAACCGTTATTGCAGCTGACATTGAAAAAGGAGATCCTATTAATTCAGCGTTCATAATTAGTTGGACAAAGACCATGGAAGATGCTGGCTACAAAGCAGGGTTATATGGAAATCTTCCTAATTCACCTTTAAAAACCGCTTATACTGATGCAGAGAATCAAAGCAAGGCGGTTAAAAATGATTTGATTTTGTGGTCTAACCAGCCGAGCGGCGATACAACAACAAAAAGCAAGGCCCCAACTTCCTTTAAGGCAGATAGTCCTAATCAAAGTCAAACCTTTGTTTGGCAATATGGGCTAGAAGGAAAAAAATGTAATGTGGATACGGATTTAATGAAAGGGAACCTACTGAACAATTTGTGGTAA
- a CDS encoding FtsW/RodA/SpoVE family cell cycle protein, translating into MDDKTFSNRFDYSLLFMIFLLFCISCLALYTAQVQHLVNGNYLLQQIIWYVIALPILALGIFVDLDIYKRLSLYIYLFCLVLILGILIAPNSIAPELNGAKGWYRIGPFSIQPTEFMKIGFIFMLSQLISKHSENPKYDRDRFRDECILIGKMLLALLPLGYLTKELPDMGSLLVYAFIFFSVLIVSTVRFRTILLFMSPVVILLGACVYAYLAHPHFFFNTILGALPSYQAERFYGWLDSSHYTNSEGYQLQQALVTIGSGQIYGNAVGSSLVPYAYSDFVFAIIGGAYGFLGSAVLIIIFFIIMYRIVIISMAYQDYYGQLVCAGIIGMIGFQLFQNIGMTVGLLPITGLSLPFISYGGSSLVINVFAIGLVLNIKLNTRKFMFS; encoded by the coding sequence ATGGACGATAAAACATTTTCAAATCGATTTGATTATTCCTTACTGTTTATGATTTTTCTCTTGTTTTGTATAAGCTGCCTAGCTTTATATACAGCTCAAGTCCAGCATTTAGTGAATGGTAACTACCTATTACAGCAGATCATTTGGTATGTGATCGCGCTTCCTATTCTAGCTTTAGGGATTTTTGTCGACTTAGACATCTATAAAAGACTGTCCTTGTACATTTATCTATTTTGTCTAGTGTTGATTTTGGGTATATTAATTGCACCAAACAGTATTGCACCTGAGCTGAATGGGGCAAAGGGCTGGTATCGCATTGGACCTTTTTCCATTCAACCAACCGAATTTATGAAAATCGGCTTTATTTTTATGCTGAGTCAATTGATTTCAAAGCATAGTGAAAATCCGAAATACGATCGGGACCGTTTCAGAGATGAATGTATCCTAATTGGGAAAATGCTTCTAGCCTTACTCCCACTTGGGTATTTAACAAAAGAACTTCCGGATATGGGAAGCTTATTGGTGTACGCCTTCATCTTTTTTTCAGTTCTTATTGTGTCGACGGTTCGATTTAGAACGATCTTATTATTTATGTCTCCTGTTGTCATTTTATTAGGGGCTTGCGTCTATGCGTATCTTGCACATCCGCATTTCTTTTTTAATACCATCCTAGGAGCGCTCCCTTCTTATCAAGCAGAGCGGTTTTATGGCTGGTTAGATTCCTCACATTATACGAATTCAGAGGGATATCAATTACAGCAAGCCCTTGTGACGATCGGTTCGGGCCAAATTTATGGAAATGCGGTAGGAAGCTCTCTAGTTCCATACGCTTACTCTGATTTTGTCTTTGCTATAATTGGGGGAGCATATGGTTTCTTGGGATCTGCTGTCTTAATCATCATTTTCTTTATCATCATGTATCGAATCGTGATTATTTCGATGGCCTATCAGGATTATTACGGGCAATTGGTCTGTGCAGGCATTATCGGGATGATTGGCTTCCAATTATTCCAGAACATTGGGATGACAGTCGGATTACTACCAATCACTGGATTAAGCTTACCGTTTATTAGCTATGGCGGGAGTTCATTAGTGATTAATGTGTTTGCGATTGGTCTTGTTTTAAATATTAAGCTTAATACGAGAAAGTTTATGTTTTCATAA
- a CDS encoding LysE family transporter: MGILLSYFLLGLSLAAPIGPLNAAQIDRGLKEGFLSAWLLGIGANVADILYMLIVYFGLFHFINIPFVKVFLWGFGAFILIYTGIEGLKGWNHQTTKSLTRGKESLIKSFFTGFIMSLSNPLTILFWLGIYGSVLAETASKFGTRELLACSTFIFLGLFMWDISMAAISSSFRVFLTSRLIQAISLVSSLSLIGFGCFFGYQGMLLLLN; the protein is encoded by the coding sequence ATGGGTATCTTACTTAGTTATTTCTTATTAGGTCTCTCTTTAGCCGCACCTATTGGGCCATTAAATGCCGCCCAAATTGATCGAGGATTAAAAGAAGGATTTCTTTCAGCCTGGTTGTTGGGAATAGGTGCAAATGTTGCCGACATTTTGTATATGCTTATCGTTTATTTTGGCCTCTTTCATTTTATTAATATCCCATTTGTTAAAGTATTCTTATGGGGATTCGGTGCATTTATCTTAATTTATACTGGAATAGAAGGATTAAAAGGATGGAACCACCAAACGACAAAAAGCTTGACAAGAGGAAAGGAATCCTTGATAAAAAGCTTTTTCACAGGATTTATTATGTCCCTTTCAAACCCTCTAACTATTCTATTTTGGCTTGGTATTTATGGGTCTGTTTTAGCAGAGACCGCTTCGAAATTTGGAACACGTGAACTTCTAGCTTGCAGTACGTTCATCTTCCTCGGATTGTTTATGTGGGATATTTCAATGGCGGCCATATCAAGCAGTTTCAGAGTTTTCTTAACTTCACGTCTGATCCAGGCGATCAGCTTAGTTTCAAGTCTATCATTAATAGGATTTGGCTGTTTTTTTGGTTACCAAGGGATGTTGCTCTTACTAAATTAA
- a CDS encoding amino acid permease has protein sequence MSNKKNSSQETHLSWWQLSLVGIGCIIGTGFFLGSSLGIRMAGPSILIAFIIAAFATYVVYDALAKMTAKDPAEGSFRSYAKKAFGRWAGFSSGWVYWSSEMLIMGSQMTALALFSRFWFPRVPLWAFAAGYAVLGILVVLMGASGFDRLENLFAVIKVAAIIMFILLAALACMGWLHHHGTDPRPHIPDRLMPHGFMGLWSSFIYALYGFGGVEMMGLMAIRLKDKNDAPKAGRMMLILLVTIYLLSIGLAVTMVSWNEFTDKESPFVIALKDYHVPFFPHVFNGALIIAGFSTMSASLFSVTSMMSTLAKEGDAPSFFSKKTRRNIPVRALILTISGMAVSVIMGLLMPRMIYEYITTAAGLMLIYNWLFILFASKKLLELTFWGTLKNFLGIILIVLAVIGTVLHKGSRPGLFISFLFLLVIGSVIFLLRKKWNKEKGA, from the coding sequence ATGTCAAATAAAAAGAACAGTTCTCAAGAGACACATCTTTCATGGTGGCAATTATCTTTAGTTGGTATTGGGTGTATCATTGGGACGGGTTTCTTCCTTGGGTCAAGTCTCGGGATTCGGATGGCAGGCCCATCTATTTTAATAGCCTTCATAATTGCAGCATTTGCGACGTATGTCGTATATGATGCCTTAGCAAAAATGACCGCAAAAGACCCTGCTGAGGGGTCTTTTCGTTCCTATGCCAAGAAAGCGTTTGGAAGATGGGCAGGCTTTAGCAGTGGGTGGGTTTACTGGAGTTCCGAAATGCTTATTATGGGAAGTCAGATGACAGCACTCGCACTTTTCTCACGCTTTTGGTTCCCAAGGGTCCCTCTATGGGCTTTTGCAGCGGGTTATGCCGTGCTTGGGATATTAGTGGTCCTTATGGGGGCTTCGGGCTTTGATCGACTTGAGAATCTATTTGCTGTTATCAAGGTCGCTGCTATTATAATGTTCATTCTTTTGGCAGCTCTTGCCTGTATGGGATGGCTTCATCACCACGGCACTGACCCTCGTCCTCATATTCCGGATCGCTTGATGCCTCATGGATTCATGGGCTTATGGTCCTCCTTTATCTATGCGTTATACGGCTTTGGCGGTGTAGAAATGATGGGGCTTATGGCCATCCGTTTAAAAGATAAAAATGATGCCCCAAAGGCAGGGCGAATGATGCTGATTTTACTTGTCACAATTTATCTTTTATCGATTGGACTAGCTGTGACCATGGTTTCCTGGAATGAGTTTACAGATAAAGAGAGCCCTTTCGTTATCGCTCTAAAGGATTATCACGTCCCATTTTTTCCACATGTGTTTAATGGTGCCCTGATCATTGCTGGTTTTTCCACTATGTCGGCCTCACTGTTTTCGGTAACCAGCATGATGTCGACCTTAGCGAAGGAAGGAGATGCCCCGTCATTCTTCTCCAAGAAAACTAGGCGGAACATACCCGTTAGAGCTTTGATCTTAACGATTTCAGGGATGGCTGTGTCTGTTATTATGGGACTTTTAATGCCAAGAATGATTTATGAATACATCACGACTGCAGCGGGATTAATGCTTATTTACAATTGGTTATTTATCTTATTTGCTTCTAAAAAACTACTTGAACTTACCTTCTGGGGAACGTTAAAAAATTTTCTTGGAATAATTTTAATAGTTCTTGCGGTCATTGGAACCGTACTTCATAAAGGGAGTCGTCCAGGGTTGTTCATTAGCTTTCTCTTTTTATTGGTCATAGGGAGTGTCATTTTTTTGCTTAGAAAAAAATGGAATAAAGAAAAGGGAGCCTAG
- the acnA gene encoding aconitate hydratase AcnA, producing MSTSVENRAKNDVYQALSSFQVNGKTYNYYKLDALKQFGDIERLPYSIKVLLESVLRQYDGRVITKEHVENLAKWGTDKLNPDIDVPFNPSRIVLQDFTGVPAVVDLASLRKAMADMGGDPQKINPEKPVDLVVDHSVQVDEYGTNEALKYNMEREFERNIERYKFLKWAQNAFENYRAVPPATGIVHQVNLEYLASVVHGVELENGEYLAFPDTLVGTDSHTTMINGIGVLGWGVGGIEAEAGMLGQPSYFPVPEVIGVRLTGTLASGITATDLSLKVTQILRAEKAVGKFVEFFGPGMAQMSLADRATISNMSPENGATATFFPVDEESLNYLRLTGRSEEQVKLVEAYCKENGLFYTPDAQEPRFTKVIELDLSEIQPALSGPKRPQDLILLKDMKKEFNKALTTEQGVHGFGLGDDEINKTSTISYKDGRTEELKTGDVVIAAITSCTNTSNPSVMIGAGLVAKKAVEKGLQVPGYVKTSLAPGSKVVTDYLEDAGLLPYLEQLGFNLVGYGCTTCIGNSGPLLPEIESAINANDMTVASVLSGNRNFEGRIHPLVRANYLASPPLVVAYALAGSVNFDLENDSFGKDKDGNDVYFKDLWPSSEEISELLTKSVSPEMFKKEYGRVFEQNERWNQIETSTGELYDWDEESTYIANPPFFENVSPEPKPVKPITGLRVLAKLGDSVTTDHISPAGSIAKGGPAGQWLMSKGVQPRDFNSFGSRRGHHEVMMRGTFANIRIRNLLAPGTEGGYAPYWPTGEVLSIYDAAMKYKEDGTGLVIMAGVDYGMGSSRDWAAKGTFLLGIKAVIAESYERIHRSNLVCMGVLPLQFINGENADNLGLTGKETLDIQIDDNVKPRDIVKVTATDEAGNTKTFEVLARFDSEVEIDYYRNGGILQTVLLKKFEESKQA from the coding sequence ATGTCTACGTCTGTTGAAAACAGAGCGAAGAACGATGTGTATCAAGCACTGAGTTCCTTCCAAGTGAATGGCAAAACTTATAACTATTATAAGCTTGATGCACTTAAGCAATTTGGCGATATCGAACGCCTTCCTTATTCTATTAAAGTTTTGCTCGAATCTGTGCTTCGCCAATATGATGGCCGTGTTATTACTAAAGAGCATGTTGAAAACCTTGCAAAATGGGGTACTGACAAACTTAACCCTGATATCGATGTTCCTTTTAATCCTTCACGTATTGTTCTCCAAGACTTTACAGGGGTTCCAGCTGTTGTTGACTTAGCGTCATTACGTAAAGCAATGGCAGACATGGGTGGGGATCCACAAAAAATTAATCCAGAAAAACCGGTTGATCTTGTTGTTGACCACTCTGTTCAAGTTGACGAGTACGGAACTAATGAAGCATTAAAATATAACATGGAACGTGAATTTGAGCGCAATATCGAGCGTTACAAGTTCTTGAAATGGGCTCAAAATGCGTTTGAAAACTATCGTGCGGTGCCACCAGCAACGGGTATTGTTCACCAAGTTAACCTTGAGTACTTGGCCTCTGTTGTTCACGGTGTGGAGTTAGAAAACGGTGAGTATCTTGCTTTCCCTGATACCCTCGTTGGTACGGACTCTCACACAACAATGATCAACGGTATCGGAGTACTTGGCTGGGGTGTTGGCGGTATTGAAGCTGAAGCTGGAATGCTCGGTCAGCCTTCTTACTTCCCTGTACCAGAAGTGATCGGTGTCCGTTTAACAGGTACACTTGCTAGCGGAATTACAGCGACTGACCTTTCTCTTAAAGTGACTCAAATTTTGCGTGCGGAAAAAGCCGTTGGTAAATTTGTGGAGTTCTTTGGTCCAGGTATGGCTCAGATGTCTCTTGCAGACCGTGCCACGATTTCCAACATGTCTCCTGAAAACGGGGCAACTGCAACGTTCTTCCCAGTAGATGAAGAGTCATTAAATTACTTGCGTTTGACTGGTCGCAGTGAAGAACAGGTTAAATTGGTTGAAGCTTATTGCAAAGAAAACGGCTTGTTCTATACACCTGATGCACAAGAGCCGCGCTTTACAAAAGTAATCGAACTTGACCTTTCTGAAATTCAACCCGCTCTTTCTGGTCCTAAGCGTCCACAAGACTTAATTCTTTTAAAAGATATGAAAAAAGAATTTAACAAAGCTTTGACAACTGAACAAGGTGTTCATGGCTTTGGTTTAGGTGATGATGAAATCAACAAAACGTCGACCATCAGCTACAAAGATGGCCGTACGGAAGAGCTGAAAACCGGTGATGTTGTCATCGCTGCTATCACAAGCTGTACGAATACATCGAACCCAAGCGTTATGATCGGTGCTGGTCTTGTCGCTAAGAAAGCGGTTGAAAAAGGTCTTCAAGTACCTGGCTATGTTAAAACCTCTTTGGCTCCAGGGTCTAAAGTTGTTACCGATTACCTAGAAGATGCAGGGCTTCTTCCATACCTTGAACAACTTGGCTTTAACCTTGTCGGTTATGGTTGTACAACATGTATTGGGAACTCTGGTCCGCTTCTTCCTGAAATCGAATCCGCCATTAATGCAAACGACATGACCGTTGCATCAGTTCTTTCCGGTAACCGTAACTTCGAAGGACGTATCCATCCGCTTGTCCGTGCAAACTATTTGGCTTCACCGCCATTGGTTGTGGCTTACGCGCTTGCTGGGTCGGTTAACTTCGACTTAGAAAACGATTCATTCGGTAAAGATAAAGACGGCAACGATGTGTATTTCAAAGATCTCTGGCCATCTTCTGAGGAAATCAGCGAGCTTCTTACGAAGTCGGTTAGCCCAGAAATGTTCAAGAAAGAATACGGTCGTGTCTTTGAACAAAACGAACGCTGGAATCAAATCGAAACAAGCACTGGTGAGCTTTATGATTGGGATGAAGAGTCCACTTATATTGCGAACCCGCCATTCTTTGAAAATGTTTCACCAGAACCAAAACCGGTTAAACCAATTACTGGTTTACGTGTTCTTGCTAAGCTTGGTGACTCCGTTACAACTGACCACATTTCTCCAGCTGGTTCGATCGCAAAAGGCGGCCCGGCAGGTCAATGGTTAATGAGTAAAGGGGTACAGCCTCGCGACTTTAACTCTTTTGGTTCCCGTCGTGGGCACCATGAAGTCATGATGCGCGGAACATTTGCAAATATCCGTATTCGCAACTTGCTTGCTCCTGGTACAGAAGGCGGTTATGCTCCTTACTGGCCTACGGGTGAAGTTCTCTCCATCTATGATGCAGCTATGAAGTACAAAGAAGACGGAACCGGTCTTGTCATCATGGCTGGTGTTGACTACGGTATGGGTTCATCTCGTGACTGGGCAGCTAAAGGTACCTTCTTATTAGGAATCAAAGCTGTTATCGCTGAGAGCTACGAGCGTATCCACCGCAGCAACCTTGTTTGCATGGGTGTGCTTCCACTTCAATTTATCAATGGTGAAAATGCTGACAACCTTGGCCTCACTGGTAAAGAGACGCTTGACATTCAAATCGATGACAACGTAAAACCACGTGACATCGTTAAAGTGACAGCGACTGATGAAGCGGGCAACACGAAGACTTTTGAAGTCCTTGCTCGTTTTGACAGTGAGGTCGAAATCGACTACTACCGCAATGGTGGAATCCTTCAAACGGTTCTTCTTAAGAAATTTGAAGAAAGTAAACAAGCTTAA
- a CDS encoding flavin reductase family protein produces MEKRHFRQTLGKFVTGITVVTTEHDGDISGMTANAFMSVSLVPPLILVSVDQQASMHEKIMKAGRFAVSILSKEQKEVSMHFAKQKRLDSVDGLFGRLAGQPILKDALANLVCRLHEAHPAGDHTLFIGEVLELTSRNGEPLTYYQGKYGYLEDN; encoded by the coding sequence TTGGAGAAGAGGCATTTTCGCCAGACACTTGGGAAATTCGTGACAGGCATTACGGTTGTGACCACTGAACACGATGGGGACATTTCAGGCATGACGGCAAATGCGTTTATGTCTGTCTCGTTAGTCCCACCGCTTATATTAGTCTCAGTGGACCAACAGGCAAGCATGCATGAGAAGATCATGAAAGCAGGCCGATTTGCGGTGAGTATATTAAGTAAAGAACAAAAAGAGGTCTCCATGCATTTTGCCAAACAAAAGCGGTTAGATTCAGTAGACGGTTTATTCGGTCGTCTCGCAGGGCAGCCGATCCTAAAGGACGCTTTAGCCAACCTGGTCTGTCGACTCCATGAAGCGCACCCTGCCGGTGACCACACGCTATTTATAGGTGAAGTACTTGAATTGACATCTAGAAACGGGGAGCCGCTTACTTACTATCAAGGCAAGTATGGCTATCTTGAAGATAACTAA
- a CDS encoding phosphocarrier protein HPr, with protein sequence MESKTFKVVSEAGIHARPATAIVNEANQYAAEIEITYKDKTVNLKSIMGVMSLGIAHGADITITAEGSDAKEAIEGLTDRLKSEGLAE encoded by the coding sequence ATGGAAAGCAAAACGTTTAAGGTTGTTAGTGAAGCAGGTATTCACGCACGTCCGGCAACAGCAATTGTCAACGAAGCTAATCAATATGCAGCTGAAATTGAAATTACTTATAAAGACAAAACCGTTAATTTGAAATCCATTATGGGTGTCATGTCCCTTGGGATTGCCCACGGTGCAGACATTACCATCACCGCTGAAGGCAGCGATGCTAAGGAAGCGATTGAAGGATTAACTGATCGATTGAAGAGTGAAGGTCTTGCCGAATAA
- a CDS encoding GNAT family protein has translation MDQKRRVSIRPMVKQDFPVIYQLMHGVSGNKIPEWKKWDAPYFPYHKPSFRLFKQQMLEEMEEKQRFVIETMEGEPIGIVTFYWEHRPSYWLEMGIVIYDPKYWNGGYGTQALILWMEHLFERFPLVRIGFTTWSGNERMMKVGEKCGMVLESRIRKCRHYQGVYYDSIRYGILREEWEAIRQDLLQRYFLDALKS, from the coding sequence TTGGACCAAAAAAGACGTGTTTCGATACGCCCAATGGTGAAACAGGATTTTCCAGTCATCTATCAATTGATGCATGGAGTAAGTGGGAATAAGATTCCAGAGTGGAAGAAGTGGGATGCCCCGTATTTTCCTTATCATAAGCCCAGCTTTCGCTTGTTTAAGCAGCAAATGCTTGAAGAGATGGAGGAAAAGCAACGATTTGTTATTGAGACAATGGAAGGTGAGCCAATTGGTATCGTTACTTTTTATTGGGAGCATCGACCTTCGTATTGGTTAGAGATGGGGATTGTCATCTATGATCCAAAGTATTGGAATGGTGGATATGGAACCCAAGCCCTCATTCTTTGGATGGAGCATTTGTTTGAACGTTTTCCTTTAGTAAGAATCGGATTTACAACTTGGTCTGGCAATGAGCGGATGATGAAGGTTGGAGAAAAATGTGGCATGGTCTTGGAATCACGGATTCGCAAATGCCGACATTATCAAGGTGTTTACTATGACTCGATCCGTTATGGCATTCTTAGAGAAGAATGGGAAGCGATTCGGCAAGACTTGCTTCAACGTTATTTCTTAGATGCTTTAAAGTCATAA
- a CDS encoding methyltransferase domain-containing protein: protein MKDSDYDKHLHIKTESRKLYDRSDLHYYPYEPTPYSALDELVRRFEVKDGDRIVDFGCGKGRILFYIHHFFKVQVAGVEKNERLYRNAEENLESYKKRHRVKEGDVRLYNCLAEDYPVNSNDNHFYFFNPFSIEIFRTIIWNILQSYEKAPRDIEVLLYYPSEAYIDFLENQTPFKLKKEIVLKGLYETDVQERFLIYRLEF from the coding sequence ATGAAAGACTCTGATTATGATAAACATCTACATATAAAAACGGAGAGCCGAAAGCTTTATGATAGGAGCGACCTTCACTACTATCCTTATGAACCAACCCCTTACAGTGCACTTGATGAACTAGTGAGACGGTTTGAAGTAAAAGACGGTGACCGAATTGTCGACTTTGGGTGTGGAAAAGGCAGGATCCTTTTCTATATTCATCACTTTTTCAAAGTACAGGTTGCCGGTGTGGAGAAAAATGAGCGGCTATATCGAAACGCTGAAGAGAATCTCGAAAGCTACAAGAAGAGGCATCGAGTCAAAGAAGGCGACGTGAGGCTCTATAATTGTTTAGCAGAAGACTATCCCGTAAATTCAAATGACAATCACTTTTATTTTTTTAACCCATTTTCAATAGAGATTTTCAGAACGATTATCTGGAATATTCTTCAGTCTTATGAAAAAGCACCAAGAGATATTGAGGTTCTCTTATATTACCCATCAGAGGCCTATATCGATTTTCTAGAGAACCAGACCCCGTTTAAGTTAAAAAAAGAAATTGTTTTAAAGGGTTTATATGAAACAGATGTACAGGAGAGGTTTTTAATCTATAGATTGGAATTCTAG
- a CDS encoding MFS transporter → MAKLGSKSTSGWKATISVAMSNYIEAGSIIAAASSLSLWQAYLHLHSLAISFLSALSANALGAAIGAIIGGYLCDKYGRKFIYTYDLLAYMLGILIIACSFNFPMLLVGTIITGVSVGAGIPASWTYIAEEAPHQKRAAHVGTAQLAWSFGPALTFLLAVLLSPLGLLGSRIIFLHLMVIAFITWYIRQGLSESTIWKEEKDKEQKINQSGLLPEKSFKDLLKLKVNRQALFLLVGIYLFWNLTAGAMGYFMPYIYQHVGGLSSEQANLLQVFLWGLTCLTTYFVFMKCGDRISRRFLFGLGAVMGIVAWLILTFAPMGWFTLFAFVILWGCAAGFGAQAFYGLWGGELFPTHYRAGAQGFMFFLARVAVAIWSFILPLLMDALNFKVAGLVMIGFLVIHFIIGITLAPNTLGKSLKEIEEERFGKTVSERKYS, encoded by the coding sequence ATGGCGAAACTCGGAAGCAAATCCACTTCTGGTTGGAAGGCGACCATTTCTGTGGCAATGTCAAATTACATTGAGGCAGGTTCCATTATTGCCGCAGCGAGCAGTTTATCTTTGTGGCAGGCTTATTTACATTTACATAGTTTAGCCATCAGTTTTTTAAGCGCATTAAGTGCAAACGCTTTAGGGGCTGCAATTGGTGCCATTATTGGCGGGTACTTGTGTGATAAGTATGGCCGTAAGTTTATCTATACATATGATCTGCTTGCCTACATGCTTGGTATACTGATTATTGCTTGTTCCTTCAATTTCCCAATGCTTTTAGTGGGTACAATTATCACAGGCGTTTCGGTTGGAGCTGGAATCCCTGCATCTTGGACTTATATTGCCGAAGAGGCTCCCCATCAAAAACGGGCCGCACACGTTGGAACGGCACAACTCGCCTGGTCTTTTGGCCCTGCCTTAACCTTCCTATTGGCCGTCTTATTATCACCTCTCGGCTTGCTCGGCAGTCGGATTATTTTTCTTCATTTGATGGTGATTGCTTTTATTACGTGGTACATTCGTCAAGGTTTATCTGAATCTACTATTTGGAAAGAAGAAAAGGATAAAGAACAAAAAATTAATCAATCAGGTCTATTACCAGAAAAATCTTTTAAGGATCTTCTCAAGCTTAAAGTGAATCGACAAGCACTTTTTCTTTTAGTCGGGATTTACTTGTTCTGGAATTTGACAGCTGGAGCCATGGGTTATTTTATGCCTTATATTTATCAGCATGTTGGCGGGTTATCCAGTGAACAAGCGAACCTCTTGCAAGTCTTTTTATGGGGACTAACTTGTTTAACTACCTATTTTGTCTTCATGAAATGCGGTGACCGCATCAGTCGACGCTTCTTGTTTGGTCTAGGAGCGGTCATGGGAATTGTTGCTTGGCTTATTCTTACGTTCGCTCCAATGGGGTGGTTTACGTTATTTGCCTTTGTTATCCTTTGGGGATGTGCAGCGGGCTTTGGCGCTCAAGCTTTCTATGGCTTGTGGGGCGGTGAATTATTCCCGACACACTACCGGGCCGGGGCTCAAGGTTTTATGTTCTTCCTGGCTCGTGTAGCTGTTGCTATTTGGTCCTTTATTTTACCGCTGCTCATGGATGCTCTTAACTTCAAGGTCGCAGGACTCGTCATGATTGGATTTTTAGTCATTCACTTTATCATCGGGATTACGCTAGCACCTAATACACTCGGAAAATCACTGAAAGAAATTGAAGAGGAACGCTTTGGTAAGACAGTTAGCGAGAGAAAATACTCTTAA
- the rhaM gene encoding L-rhamnose mutarotase codes for MKRIASIMYVKKDAYEEYEKRHTEIWPEMVAELKNHGASNYSIFLDRDSGQLFAYLEIESEEKWAQMSQTAVCQKWWHFMDPLMETNEDHSPVSKELHPVFYMA; via the coding sequence ATGAAGCGAATCGCATCTATCATGTATGTGAAAAAGGATGCTTATGAGGAATACGAAAAAAGACATACGGAAATTTGGCCAGAGATGGTGGCTGAGTTGAAAAATCACGGAGCGAGCAATTATTCTATTTTTCTTGACCGAGATTCAGGGCAGCTGTTTGCTTATCTCGAAATTGAGAGTGAAGAAAAATGGGCGCAAATGTCCCAAACGGCGGTTTGCCAAAAATGGTGGCATTTCATGGACCCGTTGATGGAAACGAATGAGGATCATAGCCCGGTTTCAAAAGAATTACATCCTGTTTTTTACATGGCATAA